One segment of Danaus plexippus chromosome 10, MEX_DaPlex, whole genome shotgun sequence DNA contains the following:
- the LOC116766782 gene encoding alanine--glyoxylate aminotransferase 2-like, producing MAYLQSMPKSETIKLREKHIGAACQLFFRSSPLKIVRGVAQFMYDETGERYLDCINNVAHVGHCHPHVVEAGRNQMSLISTNNRYLHDEIVMLAERLVKTMPEPLSVCFFVNSGSEANDLALRLARVHTKRKDVITLDHAYHGHLTSMIDVSPYKLNLPGGPEKPDWVHVAPVPDVYRGKYTYPNDSTSEENLGKLYADEVGKLCDEIKKKGGVCAFIAESLQSCGGQIIPPEGYLKKVFKHVREANGVCIADEVQVGFGRVGTHMWAFETQGVVPDIVTMGKPMGNGHPVAAVITTPEIAKSFTDTGVEYFNTYGGNPVSCAIANAVLDVIEEERLMERAARVGNHLLSRCEGLQHKHKLIGDVRGRGLFVGVELVTDRETRNPATAEAKHVVNRMREEKILISRDGPDSNVLKFKPPMVFTTQDADRLVDTLDRVLSELNGGMTVNVKLEMMVTPIRDEVSNSSLQTNMPQLLKAI from the exons ATGGCTTACCTACAGTCAATGCCAAAATCAGAAACTATCAAACTGCGGGAAAAACACATCGG AGCCGCCTGCCAGTTGTTTTTCCGTTCATCCCCTCTAAAAATAGTGAGGGGTGTCGCCCAATTTATGTATGACGAGACAGGCGAGAGATACCTCGACTGCATTAACAATGTCGCACacg ttGGTCACTGTCACCCACACGTCGTTGAAGCTGGTCGTAATCAGATGTCATTGATATCAACCAATAATCGATATCTTCACGACGAAATCGTGATGCTCGCTGAAAGACTAGTTAAGACGATGCCCGAACCACTGTCAGTTTGTTTCTTTGTAAACTCCGGCTCTGAAGCTAATGATCTCGCTCTGAGATTAGCCAGAGTTCACACTAAGAGGAAGGATGTTATCACCCTTGACCA CGCATATCATGGTCACCTTACGTCTATGATTGATGTGTCCCCCTACAAACTAAACCTACCAGGAGGCCCAGAGAAACCAGATTGGGTTCATGTG GCTCCAGTTCCTGATGTGTATAGAGGAAAATACACATATCCAAACGACTCGACATCAGAGGAAAACTTAGGAAAATTATACGCTGATGAGGTGGGAAAACTATGCGACGAAATTAAGAAGAAGGGCGGTGTATGCGCTTTTATAGCAGAAAGTCTCCAAAGTTGTGGGGGACAAATAATTCCTCCCGAAGGCTACCtaaagaaagtttttaa GCACGTGAGGGAAGCTAATGGAGTATGTATAGCTGATGAAGTTCAAGTAGGATTTGGGAGAGTCGGCACTCACATGTGGGCATTCGAGACTCAGGGCGTTGTGCCAGATATCGTTACCATGGGAAAGCCCATGGGTAACGGTCATCCTGTCGCGGCGGTGATTACTACACCAGAGATCGCAAAAAGCTTCACAGATACTGGTGTCGAATACTTTAACAca TATGGAGGCAATCCTGTTTCCTGCGCTATAGCTAATGCAGTATTAGACGTAATAGAAGAAGAACGTCTAATGGAGCGTGCAGCACGAGTCGGAAACCATCTCTTGTCTCGTTGCGAGGGACTTCAACACAAGCACAAATTGATAGGAGACGTCCGCGGTAGAGGTCTTTTTGTTGGTGTCGAACTTGTGACTGATCGTGAAACTAGAAATCCCGCAACAGCAGAAGCCAAACATGTTGTTAACAG aaTGCGTGaggaaaaaatacttataagtCGCGATGGACCAGACAGCAATGTACTAAAATTCAAGCCACCCATGGTATTTACAACTCAGGACGCTGATAGATTAGTGGACACTTTGGATCGAGTGTTATCCGAATTAAATGGCGGCATGACAGTTAATGTCAAACTTGAG ATGATGGTCACACCAATTAGGGATGAAGTCAGTAACAGCAGTTTGCAAACTAATATGCCACAGTTGTTGAAAGcaatatga